TTCCTGCGGTTTGCTTAATGGCACCTACATATATGGACATTTAAaaacgaatattgaatatcAAAACTAATTTTcgtaaaatagtttaaagCCTTTTCCCTCCCTAGTTGAATATAGCAGCAGCTATGcaaaacttaaacaaaaaactaaaacaattATCTAAACCCAACTGGGAACTGGACGCCAAGTTGCTCCCCAAACGAAACAAACACGAAAAGTCCTTCATGGAACTTACCCGGGTTGCAAAATACTCGAAAATCCCTCAGGATTTTGTGCACTTTTTGGAAgacgaattttttaaacaattccCTCCCACGCTTGATTTctttcttttggattttttgacTTGCTGACTCCGAGGCGGTTACTTAAATTTTCTTATGGTTTaactttttgatattttaagcCAGATTAAAGAAGCTTACAAGTCGCACAGTGGTATAGGGAACTTGAAAGTgccaaatatttgccaaaaaaagagtcatttttgtatttggtagttattagttattttgATTTCCAATCgcaatgaaatatatatttgttcgTTATAGCCTTTTATGCCGTTGCGTAAGGTATTGTAGTTTTGGTCCATCTCTGAcgccataaagtatatatattaatttctCTCGGCGTCTTTGGTCCCTAGTCCAGGAACCCTTCCTCCTATTAACCAGGGTTCTTAGACCAGGACTATATCGGTTCTATCCTCAGCCAGATGTTGTCAAGTATCGATTCTGAGCTTTAACTTTATAATCATCTCTTCTTTCTATTTATAGACTAGATCTTATACCTATACCTGACATATAACTGCACAATCCTAACATTgctgtttttaaagatagaagatGGGACTTTGACTGGCTTTAATTTTCGGTCCCAAAATTTGTTATTCAAAATGGGCTTCACAACactcggccgactatatattTTCTACAAATAGAAGCTTAAACTAGATAACTTTCTCGATgataaaaatgaattaaactCTATTTTTACTCTATTTAAActctatttgtttttaaactcTAAATTTAAACTCCtacttgtttttataaaaataatacccaCTGTTAGCCTCCATCCAGTTGGACCTTCGTTGATGTGACATTGCTTAGCATAATCTACTTTCGAGTAGCCACAAGCAACACCCATGTGTCCGTTTAATCTTTGCTAGTGCGTATTTGTGTCTGCGTCGGAGTCCTGCCGCAGGACAAACTGTAATTTTATGCAAAGAAAATTCTGTAAAACGTTATGCTCCTCAAGATTATGGTGTTATTGTCAGTCTGCCTTTCTCTTTATATAAAGACTATaggaaagttttatttttcatagaaatttaatattttgtttatctaaaatatgaataaaacttaaatcaaaataattactaaataaagtttaaaactagCTGACAGTCCCTTGCTAATATGCATCCCAAGAAGCGAAATGAAAACTGTGGAAGACTATCGTGTTTGTCGCAGATAGTTTTACAAACTTCGAGAAAGAAGTAAAGTCTTTAACTCGGTCAGATGCAGCATTTATTTTGCTGCAAgctgttaattaaattttgttttaaattcagCTTGCCGCAGTGGCAGTGTCGCCATGCGGCTTTTGCACCAGGATTTCTTCATTGAAAAATCCACAACTAATTAGGAAACCTTCAGGAAGTGAATGGAGTACGGCACGTAGATGCGACAGGTCTTTAGTGCTGGATAAGGTATGAGACTTTACTTTAAAGAAGCTTAAGCttcattaaatatttcaagCTATTGGAAATTGAATATCCCTGTTGTCTTTCGTATTAAAATGTAATTGGGCGTTTAATATTTCAATCAGAAATGTCGGCCAGCGGACAGTAGCCAGCATGTTGACACACTTTTCACCTTATTTGGCTTGGAATTTTCACTAATTGTCACCTTCATAAGAGACTGGCGAAAACTATTGACATGCATTTGAATAATTAATGCTGATTGGTGGGAGAAAGTGACAAAGGCATtcgcataaataaaatatacgtTGCATGAATGGCGAGCAAATGCAAACGTGATTTGATTACTTGACTCCGGTTTTATCTCTGTGATATTGAAGTCAATACAGTAAGTGTCCGGGGATGGACGAACGGAATGGAATAACCACCCCAATGGCCAAGGTAACCATTTGAAAAAATCACTCAAGCGTAAGCTGTTGATGTCCTTTAATGCAAAGCACAGGTCGTtcaaaatttgcatttaatgaGGTTTTAGTTTAGGAGGAATATCCCCACCAAATGCTAtggaattcaattaaatgtaaatTGTATGCAAAACGCCGGGCATTCGCGGAGCATTACTTGGAacttaaatcttaaataaatgataaaaGGGATTATCGTTATAAGGTAACTTCTAATCAAGACATGTTGCAGTAATCGTCTTTGATTTTACAGGTCTGTAACCTTTTAAATTACTTATTCATTTTCAACCATGTAGCATGTAGAGCATGTATTTCGCAGCTCGTGGCCCCATCAAGGAAAATCGCAACCGCATTTGAGCATTTTCACTAATTAAACCGACACGAAAGCCGCAATAGACACACATAAGTACACGGCTTAGGGTAATGCCCATCGCAGCGCGACACCTGGCATACCTTTTTTGTCTATTTAAAATGAGATTTCGTGTGCTTGGCATTCGGTTGATGGCAGTCTGTAGATTGGTTTTCAGGCCCGGCCCCACTACTCCTAGCTTCTAACCGCCAGTCTCCCCAATTCCCTCCTTCAACGCCGGCAGGTTGCGGCGGCAACTTTTGTCCAACTGTCACCTGCAGAgtcgtttgttgttttttttaattagcaCTCACCTGAGCGAACTAGAGATCCAAATGCTTGTCATGCGAATCCAGAGGATATACTCCGCCGCCTCCGGGCAGTGGGGGCCGTCGTCGCAGATGCAGTTGAGCAGCGTCGTCGTGATGAAGCCGTGGCTTGGCCTCCCCAAGCGGAGCACTTCGATTGCCAGCACTACTACTGCCACCGCGTAGCCATTGTCGGTAGGTCAGCTCCGGCTCCATGTTCCAGAATTTATGAAAGGACACTGGCGGCTGCAGCTGCAGAAGTTCTCGCGCATAGTCCTGCGGCCGAGCCTGATGCATTCCGGCCACTGGTACCGCCGCCACGCCCAGCGCCTGCAGGCAGTAGCCCAGGATCATGTCGTCCGGAGCATTGTCACTCGGACAACTACAGCGCTCCACGACGAGGCGCACCAGAGGCAGGCTGAGCAGGATGCCGGCGCCTCCCGTGTGGTAGTTGAAGCCATCCGGGGCGTGCAGGCGGTAACCGTAGCGCTGTCCCAGATACATAAGCTCCCTGTGGTCGTGGTAACTCAGCAGCTCACTTAGCCGGGGCACACTGTACCCTCGTCGATGAGATGGTGGCAGTGGGTGGAGAAAAAAATTGCGTTTACAGGATAAGAACGATTTAtcaatacaaatattttaattgaatgcGCCTTCATGCATTTAATccgcaaaaataaaaatgaaatgatGTTCCTGCCAGCAGGAGTGGCTTTGATTGGGTTTTCAGGGTCTATTACGGCAAGGATTTTAAGGATATAAAAGGGGTattcaaatataaacaaaattaataataattatttccaATTGAAAGGTTTAAGAAAGAAACTTAATTCTAAAACCTGGATGTTTCAAAATCATTTCAAGCTTGCGAAAATCTTTAAGGACATCCTTTAAACCACCGGAATTCCTCACCTCAGCAGCGTATCATCGTCTACGAGCATGAGCCAGCGTATGTCCATTTGCTCGCCAATATCCTTGAGGGATAATTGTAAAATTGCCATTGTTTTGGCACAATGTCCAGTCTGCACGTTCGGTATGCCAGTGCTGATTGTCGGTATGCTGACGTCTGTTGTGGTTTTTTGGTGGTGGGGAGGATGGGGAATCGCAAAGTCAAATCAATGAATATTCAATAAGTAGGACTTCTGGGCGAAGAGTGCACCAGGGGCAGATGGTACAGGGGCGGAGGTGAATTGTATGGCACACACAAACAAGCACATCCACATCCTGGGTTATGCATGTGAGGAAGTGTGTTTTGTTTCCCTGTGACTCTGCCTCATCATGTTTTTGTTAATGTGATGctcacatacatatattggaGTGGTTCTTGTTTGAATCATCATTAAATCTAATCCTtaagttatattttattaaatgattTGAAGTTTATCAAAGCCTGTAATACTTTCATGTCAATGAATCCTGCAATACaggtcgtatgagtaatatttttttttaaatctatatatgtatctttaaagttttaaataaaacctcTTTAAAGCCACCCTAACAAATGGATAATTGTGCCAGtgtgtgatgcctccttctcATCCACTATCGTGCCTCATCTGCCCCAATGGAATCACCCACATTTGCATTAATTGCCCGCTCACCTGCCACGTCGCTGTAGTATCTCCGGTATCGGGCGTCGCCTGCCCAGGTGCGTTCGACTATCGGAATGCGTTCCTTATGGAATTTCGCACAGGTTTTGATTGCGAAATATATGTGCGATCCGGTTGTGTGGAACTGTGAATGTGGGCCAGTGTGGGTGGGGAACAGGACGAGAGAGGTGGAAGGTCGATAAGCATCAAGTCGAAGCCGATACTGAATTTATGGTTATGTAGGTTTCAAATACTAATTGCTAGGAGGGGAGCATGCTACCAGAAAACCGCATAGGATTCTTGTTTTCCAAGAATATGTACCTTTAATTTGGAGCTCTTAACTGGGGTCTCGTTTCTATACCCTTGCGGAGTGTAGATATTTTGAAATCTTATAAAGAAGGCAAGGGAATTAAAGGAACAAAGCCACAGTTAAAGGCTTTAAGTAACTCCTGATTTTAtagattatttaaatcctttttttgaataaatggCTCACTTTTACTTCtattatttaaaacatttcttttaaaaataagttaaaaagACTATAATATATAACATAAATGTTTTCACTTAGTTTTCATTACTTCACCAATTAGAGCAtcggaatataaaaaaattcaaagtcaCTTTTCAAAACACTTTTTATCTTAATCAAAAACCTGTTAAGATGATATATGGGTTGGAAAATAATGCCCCTGCAACAAGGGCATAAATAAACTCACACAGGGCTCCTTTCGATGCCCCAGAGTCGAGGGCAGCCAGCCAGATGGCTCCTCTGATGTTGCATGCATTGCACATGGAGGAGTCGCTCCGGTCACAATCTCCGGGGATTTCCTCGCCCCAGCGATGGGACAAATGTAGGCGGCATTTTTCAGAATGATTTTCCCAGACATGGCTCTGCTGTGTGCCGGGTCCTGCGATAAGTTGTCGAATAAAAAGCGCGCCAGCTCATGAGAGGCATCGATGGAGAACTCGCTGGGTCGGCTGCTGTTATGGGCATTAGGGGCAACAAGCTCCACAAGCCTTGAAAGAAATGATTTATTTAGTTATGGCAGGTTGACTATTTACTGTCTCaaaagtatataaatttatccttttaaatggcattataatttaaaaaaaaaaagttacaagGATTTGAGTATAAAACgctatttttattgtttgaaCTTTATGGAAattatatcttaaaaaaattaatattaaaatattacctTCTTAGCAAGACACCTGTGAAGATAATTCCGGCTCTCAGCATTGGATAAGGAAACCACTGTGGATTCTTATAATGTGCAAAGTGATGTACAATGGTGGCCTCCGTATCATACAGGGCATGTCCGTAATAAGCATGCTGAGGAAAGAACCTTTACACCATCTCCGGCACGGTCAACTCCCAATGGATAACTCACCTCCACTGGGTTTTGGTGACGAAGCTGCTCGAGCAGGCCGCGCAGGGAAGCCACTTGTGTGTTGTATTGACACCATATAATCCATTCCGTGTGCGCCTTTAGAAGACGTGTCTCGCCTCCCAAATGAGGCAGTGCGTCCAGCAGTGTCCAGTAATTGAAAAGCTCGTGCAACACATGCACATTAAGGACATAATCCCCTGGGACTGTCCCAGCCTCTTCCATGTGCAGATACTGGACTTGTATGTTTTCTAATAAAGTGAAACACTGGGCCTGAGCATGACGCGGAAGCGGTGGGCAGGCGATAACTAGGAGCACTTCCCGTGGGGGATCCCCCTCCGGAGACCCAAGACCACAGCTTACAAAGCAAAAAAACCACAGTAAAATGTGGAACACATTAGTTTTCGCTTCGCTAAACattactaattttatttacaagtttttaaatttatattttttagaatgaAAAAATCATTTGGAGAGAAAAAGTACGCGTCCTGCCAATGGAACGTGTGAAAAGGTACTGAGGCAGCTGTGATTTAATTTTGGCGCAAAGCCGAAATTAAGTGTGGCTGTTGGACGTGGGTGCGGGGCTTTGGGGTGCGAAGTCCTACGCGCAGGCGTCTCCTCGGAGCAGAGTTTATGAATGAAACGTCCAGGTGCACGCCACAGGTTGGCTATGCCAACGAGCTTTATTATCAATGCTTCTCATGGGTATGATTTTATGgattattatattattgtgGAAATTTATTCCAATTTTGATTAATGTTACAAGGCAGTTGTAATGTTAaagtaatttaaattaaagctAGATTTTGGTAGATAAATTGCATACAAGCACATTTATGGATTAAACACATGCAGTATCCCTCCCGGCCAAACGAACTGTTGTCATACGCGGAATATTTGATACTAGgttacataaaatatatttatccGTACGTTAAGAAAGgaattttaagaatactatTAGTGCATGGGCGAGGCCAGTCGAGTTGTCGTCTGCATGCTGTTGCTGCGATTGGTTATCTTCAGCCGCAGCTCGTTAACCTGCTTGAAGAGCTGATCCTGCCTGGAAAGGAGTTCTCGTGTGCGCAGAAAACCATGCTGGGGAGCACTCAGGCCGGGGTTCCACCGGCAATACAGGCCCTTCCACAAGCGCAGCGTTCGCACACTGGCATTGGGGCGCAGAACAAGCTCCGGTCCATGGGTAAACGATGGAAACAGGGGGTTTAAATACTGATCCAATGAGGAGTTAATGTGCGTCCACAGAGATACGGTTTTGTGCTTTAGGTCTGCAGGAAATTCagattagttttttaaggGAAAAGCAATTGAAGAACTACTCACCTTCGGCTACCCGTTCCGCTTCAGTGTTACAAAGGAACGTGCCGAACCGGCATGAGTACAGATGATCCACGATTGTTATGAGGAAGTGTTCGTTGAATTCGAAGGCGTTGCTGTACTGCTGACTGACCTGCCACACGCAGTCTATGAACTGAAGGAATACTGGCGAGCGGTCTGCATCTGAATGTTTGTTGTCCCCATGGCCTACCCGCTGCTGGAACTTGTGGCCAAAGGAGAGCCACTCTTTCTCGATAAGAACCTCAAAGCCACGTACAGTACGGTAGTAGGGATCGAGCAGCAACATGGATAGGGCAGTAAGCTGGGCTGtgcgatcccagccatccgagCAGTGCACCACGACCGAGGTGCTTAGGGTCTCAACCTTGTCAACAATTCGAACGGCGCCAGCAAGGATGCAACGGATGTGTTTCAGCCAAAGAGTGTTGTCGATGGCGGTCTGCCACTTTGAGTCATCCGTGGTGGGAAAACAGGCCTCCTTCACCTTGCGAAGACTCTCGCGCATTACGTGAATATTGTGTATGTCAAGAAAGTTGATTTCCACAATCTTGTAAGCATCCTCCGATTCGTAGCCGCCACCCTTGGCTTTGTTGGCGATGGCATTGGCGCTGGGACGTGCGTCCATgatggtcagtttatccgattGGGCGTTGGCCTCCATAATATAGCTGAGATAGGTTTCGTCGTCCGCATTTCGCTTGCCACTAACCCCAACCAGAGGCTGAGAGCACCGTGTTATGGTGGCCTGCGTCCGTGGATTCATCCATGACAGCACTGGTAAACGACATCTCGATCGGAACTGAGCCACTCGACGAAGGAAATCATCTGAGGCAGCTTTGGGCACAGCCCACACTGCCGGATAGCTGTCACAAACTGCGTACGATTCGTTTATCTTGGTTGCCCGCCACATATCATTCGGCACACCCAGGCGCCGCAGCTCAGCCAACGGCTCGTACACTGCCCAGCCGTCCCAGCCACCGTTTCCATTAACAGCATTGGCCGCTGCGTGCGCAAATGCGAAGAGGCGGCCGCTGTAGGACAGTGGAAAAGCATTAGCCTGCAGCTTCTCAAACACAGTCCTCCGCGAGTGGTTCTGCTGCTTGTGGGCGAAGCGCAGGTTTCGCATATCCTTGCAGAAAATTTCAATGCCATAGGAGTTCTCGCCCCTTGACGTGGCGCCTCCGATTTTCTCCACCCTTGCTATCACACCCAGAGGAACATCTACGATTACGGGGGGCTCCTGGTCGCGCAGCGGAAGCGACCGGAAGTACAGGCGGTAGTTGGTTATGGTCAGGGCCCCAAAGACCGGCCCGCGGTAGGGACAGACATGAGTGACATCGTTTTTCTGGTCTTGGTCCTCTTCGCCGTCCAAGTAATTAAAGGGCGTGTCGCGCAATATTCCATTCTCTCCGCCTCCGTGCTTGGAGCCCAGGGAGCTGGACTTCGAGCTGCTGTCCAGCGAGTTGCTGCTGGCCGTCTTTGAGGCCAACTTGTCGACTGCGCTCGCGCTGGGATCCATGTAGAGGGATAGAATTTTACGCGAGTTTCGAGTTTGGGGTCAGAAATATCTTCTGATTGTAAATTAAATGCGATTTACCAAAACAATGATACTACCGACCAGTGCTGCCAGATCTATGGTTTTACATCGGCTACACCAGGCAGCTctaaaattggtatttttagtatttttgaaaTCGATGAAATCGACCGATAAGTTTAAAACAATCGTTTTTTGAGCGccagttttaatatttcataaaaactTCACACGCAACATGAATAAAACAACAACCACTTAAGACCAGAAGCTGGTTGGCCTTTGACCTTAATAGCTTAAGGTTTAAAATTGCGCTGTTTTAAAGTaaggttaattttttttttattagcccATGTAAATGGGTACATAAAATGTAAatctataaaaattaattttaattaaacaacaGATTAAACAACAAAAGGAATTCCCAGACCACGTTAAGAAGAATACAAAGTCTAAATTTTTCTCTTGCTTGAAATTTTAgattaattcaaaataagagCGTCAAACGTAGGAGTCTATAAGTAGGAGTCTATGTTTCAGAGCCCGTTGAGAAAGATATGTATTATAGTTAAGTACATTTTgtgcaataaaatatataaaaacaagttcaTTTCGGGAGGTAGTTTTTTACGTACTAGTAGTACAtcattttctttttggggTGTGAACTCATCATTGTCCATACTGGGATCCGAAGGCGGCTTAACTTAACTCgaaacttttaatatttttatttttcaagaaaGAAATAAGAAGTAGAAACTTCTtacttggaaaataaaaaaaatattgttttttaattgatatttatttgtatttatcgtaatttaaattatatattataatctTTAAGATAATTAAGTTCTAGATGATCGATTATATTTACAAATGAATCAAATGTTAACTATGTAGTTTAAgtaaattttcatttccacTGTACCAGAGGAGATTCGTAATTATTGtacaatgttttgaataagtcGTAAGCCAAATTAAATACAACTCAAGCCTCtgtttaaaacataaaataagtTAAGAATTTCTAATGAAAAGCGGCATAAAttaggcaaataaataaatcagatTGCGAAGTTCGAAATGCAGTCACTGgcaataaaatttgtaattaaaatttacaaataaccAAAACTAACTCTAGAGTAAACCTAACTTATATGGCAGTGAAGGGCTAAAAATAACTGGCTCTAAACTCGTTATTGATCACAATACATTTGGAAAAGTTTTGGTGTGGCTTCAACAGGAACCAGAAACGCCCCAGGATGCGATTTAGGTCTCATCGCTGGACACGAGGCATTCGCTAAGTAGGACATTTCGCAGATCCTCCATATCGATCCAATCCCGTCTCTCGTTCCGTACGGACACATGGCGGATGCAGCCCTTGAAGTTTTCCCGGGCCATTAAGGATCCACTTGGAGCAACGTCTGTAAATATAGATTTATTTGAAGGATTATATGTCAGATCTGAGACTCTGTTCTTGACAGCTACCTGGCAGCCCGCCAATATAGAGTGGCGATCGGGTTTGCACTTTGCCGGAAGTCCTTTGGTTATCCACACTTATTACGGCTGGGAGCTGGTCGATCCGCAGGACGATTTGTTCGCCATCGTACAGAGCCGACACATTGTGCCACTTGTTGTCACAAAGGGCATACTTTGTGGGCAACGTCGACTCCACTCGCAAAGGTACTCCATCGCCCAGGTCACAGGAGaatataatctttaaaaaatatttggcatATAGCATGGGaataaatactttatttaAACTTACATTGCCATTATAAAGCTCCAAGGACAAGGCGGGGAAACCATTAGGCTCGGAGACGCTCAGCAAAATTCCCGATAGTTCCGAGGTTCGAAATTCCGTTTCCAGGTCGAGGTACTTTCCCacattaaagtttttttctttaaaaataatagaatatATAAAGATCCTTTTCTAGTTTTCTTTATCAACTCACTGTATATGGCGTAAGCATCGCCGGGAAAATAGCTGCCCCGCTCCACGGATGGAAAACATTGACCCACGTTGGAGTGTTTGCCGGGCCGGGCCAGGTCCTGGGTGTGGTTGTTGATGCTGACACGGCGGAGGCAGCCCTTGAAGGACTCCAGCCGGGCGTACAGTTCTGCCGAGACCTTGACGGGAGACTGGGGCAGCCCACCGACCAAAAGCAGTTGGGAGGCTCCGATTTTCTTGGGCAGTTTCATTTGGGCGGAGGTCTTCTGATCGGTGCGACCGATCTCCACCGACATGGTCACCTTCCGGTCAACACAGCCTATGGTGACCCGGTGCCACTCGCCGTCGTTCAGCTTGGCGGTCAGCTGGAGCTCGTCCCGCCGACGACCGCGCACCACCAGGACCAGTTGGCCATCCTTGAGGAGGAGGGCCACATAGTGCTTAGGCTTCTCCTTGCTGCCAGGGGAGAGGAAGATCATTCCGTTGGGATAGAATGACCGGAAGTCGAAGCTGAGACGGAAGTTGCGCTGCCAGAAGTGGCGATCCGGCAGTTTCAGTTGGGAGTAGCTGTAGATGTCGTCGCCGAACTTAAAGGCATTTGGCTCGTAGGAGTAGCTGCCGATCTGAAAGGAAGAGAGAGACGTAAGTCCGGGCCTAGGTTGATCCCGAATGGAACTTAACTCACCCCGACGACTTTGTGTTAGTTTCTGAGCTTTGCGCTGCGATCTCTCAGCGAGTTAAAGAATAAAAACTTGGCatgattttgtttgtttttcggtttgttataaaaatgttttatttaagaaaatgtgATAACAATTAAATGTTCATGTTGCAGTAAGCAAATGTTAATTGTATGATACATTCGTGAAGGCAAAAACGTACACAAAGCGTTGATGAGTGATGTGTATGACTTGAATCAGATGGCACTTACGAACTAGATTGCGCTTTGGAGCAGATCTTATAAAATAGCAAGTAAATTGgtatgaaatatttacaaaatagtGTCGTATAGatgattattaattaattcgAATATGGCGCGATTTGAATAGATGTTGTTAAATGAGGGCCAGGAGCTTAAACCAATCTTAAAACTAATTCTGGGAGCTATGCGATCGCAAAAGGGTCTCACTTTTAGGAAGTGAACTCTTCTGAGGTCCTGCTCTAGCGGGCCATTAACTTAAACCTTTTAAATGCTAGAACTGAGGTTATATCTTTGATGATGGTTG
This region of Drosophila bipectinata strain 14024-0381.07 chromosome 2L, DbipHiC1v2, whole genome shotgun sequence genomic DNA includes:
- the mtm gene encoding phosphatidylinositol-3,5-bisphosphate 3-phosphatase MTMR2, with the protein product MDPSASAVDKLASKTASSNSLDSSSKSSSLGSKHGGGENGILRDTPFNYLDGEEDQDQKNDVTHVCPYRGPVFGALTITNYRLYFRSLPLRDQEPPVIVDVPLGVIARVEKIGGATSRGENSYGIEIFCKDMRNLRFAHKQQNHSRRTVFEKLQANAFPLSYSGRLFAFAHAAANAVNGNGGWDGWAVYEPLAELRRLGVPNDMWRATKINESYAVCDSYPAVWAVPKAASDDFLRRVAQFRSRCRLPVLSWMNPRTQATITRCSQPLVGVSGKRNADDETYLSYIMEANAQSDKLTIMDARPSANAIANKAKGGGYESEDAYKIVEINFLDIHNIHVMRESLRKVKEACFPTTDDSKWQTAIDNTLWLKHIRCILAGAVRIVDKVETLSTSVVVHCSDGWDRTAQLTALSMLLLDPYYRTVRGFEVLIEKEWLSFGHKFQQRVGHGDNKHSDADRSPVFLQFIDCVWQVSQQYSNAFEFNEHFLITIVDHLYSCRFGTFLCNTEAERVAEDLKHKTVSLWTHINSSLDQYLNPLFPSFTHGPELVLRPNASVRTLRLWKGLYCRWNPGLSAPQHGFLRTRELLSRQDQLFKQVNELRLKITNRSNSMQTTTRLASPMH
- the LOC138925744 gene encoding beta-1,3-glucosyltransferase; amino-acid sequence: MFSEAKTNVFHILLWFFCFVSCGLGSPEGDPPREVLLVIACPPLPRHAQAQCFTLLENIQVQYLHMEEAGTVPGDYVLNVHVLHELFNYWTLLDALPHLGGETRLLKAHTEWIIWCQYNTQVASLRGLLEQLRHQNPVEHAYYGHALYDTEATIVHHFAHYKNPQWFPYPMLRAGIIFTGVLLRRLVELVAPNAHNSSRPSEFSIDASHELARFLFDNLSQDPAHSRAMSGKIILKNAAYICPIAGARKSPEIVTGATPPCAMHATSEEPSGWLPSTLGHRKEPCFHTTGSHIYFAIKTCAKFHKERIPIVERTWAGDARYRRYYSDVADVSIPTISTGIPNVQTGHCAKTMAILQLSLKDIGEQMDIRWLMLVDDDTLLSVPRLSELLSYHDHRELMYLGQRYGYRLHAPDGFNYHTGGAGILLSLPLVRLVVERCSCPSDNAPDDMILGYCLQALGVAAVPVAGMHQARPQDYARELLQLQPPVSFHKFWNMEPELTYRQWLRGGSSSAGNRSAPLGEAKPRLHHDDAAQLHL